Proteins encoded by one window of Haematobia irritans isolate KBUSLIRL chromosome 2, ASM5000362v1, whole genome shotgun sequence:
- the l(2)34Fc gene encoding reeler domain-containing lethal (2) 34Fc: protein MFRFLVIACCLAAPVFGYSSGAPKEICSNGLTPEHSLPGQTSPVPYFFSGDSSVKAGEKITIKMGGDDFLGFAIQVHDTKNKPIGSFKIVESNKSQALTCSGSDDTLTHVKIDKSRIPNSVQFQWVAPADYKGKAKFVGTVAKDGATYWISKVIKEIEVQ from the exons gtttcgttttcTTGTTATTGCTTGCTGCTTGGCTGCTCCAGTCTTTGGCTATTCAAGTGGTGCGCCCAAAGAAATTTGCTCTAATGGTCTGACACCAGAGCATTCCCTTCCTGGACAAACATCACCTGTACCATATTTCTTTTCGGGTGATAGTAGTGTAAAAGCTGGCGAAAAGATTACCATTAAAATGGGTGGTGATGATTTCTTGGGTTTCGCCATACAAGTCCATGATACCAAAAACAAACCAATTGGTTCTTTCAAAATTGTTGAATCGAATAAGTCGCAAGCTTTAACTTGTTCCGGTTCTGAT gATACCTTAACCCATGTTAAAATCGATAAGAGCCGCATTCCCAATAGTGTTCAATTCCAATGGGTGGCTCCTGCCGACTATAAGGGTAAAGCCAAGTTTGTTGGCACTGTTGCCAAAGATGGTGCTACTTATTGGATTAGTAAAGTTATTAAGGAAATTGAAGTCcagtaa
- the mTTF gene encoding mitochondrial transcription termination factor, which produces MWRNFIVAFERSLVLVSKPILTQNSNGHCHLKYTCNNRRWLALSSAQRNEVETVTPPGGTAAEGDAEYIVPYKAEYERSQSAEVLLEALRLRFPLKESETELIMNDAMVVKNYRKKSLLLVIDLLIAEGIEKHNFVEYPWIMTLEKRLIIEKIDILKALRGFQNLNDFVPFLRLKVPRLRKLISNLNKEASNIEHENRVNYISKKLDVPISTVTKYLAKRLFVLEMPLAMFKANLEIMLKYNVESQNILKDLWAFRYAPRSVETRLKRARSAKKDKIMPWMVRCPESILQKSLQITLDDLKVLGDRTTAEYIADRLGFTPEEAQCIMNRHPQVNKVRVTKIKEVLDYLLEEAKFARFEVAQVPRILCHSLETTKQRINELKEHGCRPSSLVIVCRSKREYNKFLNSWIENYNPKKNKNVESNEDAKAES; this is translated from the exons ATGTGGCGCAATTTTATAGTAGCCTTTGAGAGATCCTTGGTATTAGTATCTAAACCAATACTAACACAAAACTCCAATGGGCATTGCCATTTAAAGTATACATGCAACAATCGACGTTGGTTGGCCTTATCGTCCGCACAGCGAAATGAGGTGGAAACAGTGACACCACCAGGCGGCACAGCAGCTGAAGGTGATGCCGAATATATAGTCCCTTACAAGGCGGAATATGAAAGATCACAATCGGCAGAAGTGCTTTTGGAGGCATTGCGATTACGGTTTCCCTTGAAAGAGTCCGAAACGGAATTGATTATGAACGATGCTATGGTGGTTAaaaattacagaaaaaaatcactttTATTGGTTATAGATCTCTTGATAGCCGaaggtattgaaaaacataattttgtggAATACCCATGGATTATGACATTGGAGAAGA GACTGATAATAGAAAAAATAGACATTCTAAAGGCGCTAAGaggatttcaaaatttaaatgattttgtaccatttttaaGGCTAAAAGTACCAAGATTACGTAAATTGATTTCTAATCTAAATAAAGAGGCCTCCAATATTGAACATGAAAATCGcgtaaattatatttcaaaaaagCTCGATGTGCCCATCAGCACTGTGACAAAATACTTGGCAAAACGTTTATTTGTATTGGAAATGCCTTTGGCTATGTTTAAGGCAAATTTGGAAATTATGTTGAAATACAATGTGGAGTCACAAAATATACTCAAGGATCTATGGGCTTTTCGTTATGCCCCACGCTCAGTTGAGACAAGACTTAAACGTGCTAGATCGGCCAAAAAAGATAAAATAATGCCTTGGATGGTTAGGTGTCCAGAATCCATATTACAAAA ATCCTTGCAAATTACATTGGACGATTTGAAGGTTTTAGGTGACCGTACCACAGCTGAGTATATAGCCGATCGTTTGGGTTTCACCCCGGAAGAGGCCCAATGCATAATGAATCGCCATCCTCAGGTGAATAAAGTAAGAGTAACAAAAATCAAAGAGGTTTTAGATTATCTACTGGAAGAAGCCAAATTTGCCCGTTTTGAAGTAGCCCAGGTGCCTCGGATTTTGTGTCATAGTTTGGAAACAACCAAACAACGCATTAACGAACTAAAGGAACATGGATGTAGACCTTCGAGTTTGGTAATTGTTTGCCGTAGCAAAAGggagtataataaatttttgaattcgtgGATAGAGAATTATAATCCTAAGAAAAATAAGAATGTTGAGAGTAATGAAGACGCAAAGGCGGAAAGTTGA
- the LOC142223837 gene encoding uncharacterized protein LOC142223837: MAQNLFSPHTCNVCLMLKACPASAHDSILSENPTNFSVCTGCNLVKYCGKNHQKLDWQIHKEFCRAVMAMKKALKISHPLMITSKPPASNVDMELTITQMKYLIKSTLERPLESHEEEITSYPAYCPICFGFKSVNVICPHCKGQAYCSEKHMKKHAEEHSKLCGVLTLYYTPYKAFPLPKDYEMPLKQSVGNLHEIDLVETFERAFQCKLPLQPTHNKDGYQLFAYAASFSCIFTICYILSYMDMDAYDSSNFIIFIVGSSVEASLWFTQAHCKFFFHQYPQIKTLDLYFIGPELVDATPNRCFQFDYKDSERIVNFYCFKGLFQQYCQYYKVKAQLVIAFNCGFSEFSNCTSSSAQSSNLNTHAEGNGIANNNGVAELNPTSELNKNSSVQLSSNLDQFSKLSITNDTWFRGLIEILQTFDTPIVFTSFTKQEALFDFAALLKASEGEKLKIKIERIFKLHKNPFRDLRPQRHWKEEDDEKIFYRNGYIQAIRSKLL, from the exons ATGGCGCAAAACTTATTTTCACCACATACTTGTAACGTATGTCTTATGTTAAAGGCTTGTCCAGCCTCTGCACACGATTCGATATTATCCGAAAATCCAACAAATTTCTCAGTATGTACAGGTTGTAATTTGGTCAAATACTGTGGCAAAAATCATCAAAAGTTAGATTGGCAAATACATAAGGAATTTTGTAGAGCTGTGATGGCCATGAAAAAGGCTCTAAAAATATCCCATCCTTTAATGATAACCTCAAAACCCCCAGCATCCAATGTCGATATGGAGTTAACCATTACACAAATGAAATATCTCATTAAAAGCACATTAGAAAGACCATTAGAGTCTCATGAGGAGGAAATAACATCATATCCTGCCTATTGTCCCATATGTTTTGGCTTTAAATCCGTCAATGTAATATGTCCTCATTGTAAGGGACAGGCTTACTGCtcagaaaaacatatgaaaaagcaCGCAGAAGAACACAGTAAATTATGTGGAGTTTTGACCTTGTATTATACACCATATAAAGCATTTCCACTACCAAAAGACTACGAAATGCCACTCAAACAAAGTGTtggcaatttgcatgaaattgattTGGTGGAAACCTTTGAGAGAGCCTTTCAATGTAAACTACCATTACAGCCAACACACAACAAGGATGGCTACCAATTATTTGCTTATGCTGCAAGTTTCAGTTGCATTTTCACCATTTGCTATATTCTCTCTTACATGGATATGGATGCATATGATAGcagtaattttattatattcattGTGGGATCATCGGTGGAAGCCTCGTTATGGTTTACTCAAGCCCATTGCAAGTTCTTTTTTCATCAGTATCCTCAAATAAAAACATTGGATTTGTATTTTATTGGACCTGAACTAGTCGATGCTACACCGAATCGATGTTTTCAGTTTGACTATAAG GATAGCGAACGAATCGTAaacttttattgttttaaaggacTATTTCAACAATACTGCCAGTATTACAAAGTCAAAGCACAATTAGTTATTGCTTTCAATTGTGGTTTTTCTGAATTTTCTAATTGCACCAGCTCATCCGCACAGTCATCGAATTTGAATACGCACGCAGAAGGAAATGGAATAGCAAACAACAATGGTGTTGCAGAACTGAATCCAACAtctgaattgaataaaaattcctCCGTCCAGTTATCATCAAATTTGGATCAGTTCTCAAAATTATCGATTACAAATGACACATGGTTTAGaggtcttatagaaattttacaaacatttgatACACCTATTGTCTTTACTTCGTTCACTAAACAGGAAGCTCTATTTGATTTTGCTGCCCTTTTAAAAGCTTCCGaaggtgaaaaattaaaaattaaaattgaacgtATTTTTAAACTTCATAAGAATCCATTTAGAGATTTACGACCGCAACGACATTGGAAAGAAGAAGAtgatgagaaaatattctatcgtAATGGATATATTCAGGCAATAAGATCTAAATTACTGTAA